The segment acacagatagagagagactagggtcaattttgatagcagccaattaacctaccagtatgtttttggagtgtgggaggaaaccagagcacccggaggaaacccacgcaaacacggggagaacatacaaactccacacatcatGGCAGAATTGGGGGCTAGTGCGGATATGCTGGAGTGTCATTATTAGAGCTGCTGAATGAAAAGTCTCACAATATGTAAGAACAGGGTCAGCGCTGATTAAGTGGATCCATACATGTAAGAAAGCACTAAACAGGGATACAGGAGTTGCCAATAGATTAAGCCATTCTAATTTAATGTGGAGATCAGAATAGGCATGTCCAGAATCCCTTTTCAATAAATAGCAATAGCTTGCAAAAAAGAATTAGGCACCTtaataaggggcatatttacaCAAGGaccgcaaaatatgaaaaatagattTCAACCCTTATCGCATTggtaaggattgaactatttctcatatttatgaaaaaaacaacacaggaacagtagttccgataaactgctgttcctgtgggaaaaaaaacttacTGCTCCATCTTCGTAATGCGATCCTGGGTGACTTCTTCGTTCCTCCTTTCAAATCCTGTGCGCATGCGATGATTGATAACCCGGGCATCCAAACAGCACTGACCCGAAGGACCTAGGTCATGTGACAGGCTGCACATACGCTGTAGCGCTCTGTCCTTCGGAGCAGAGCTTAACAGTACTGAAAACGATCAGAAACGGTCatgtacgccagcctgagctggTGCACATTACCCCATGTGTAAAAGTTTTTTCGAAAGTTGCTGAATTGcgttacatagcagtccccatagacatctatggggactgctatgtatagAGAAAAACATGCAAATGCACCAATAATAAATTTGCAGTGTACTTAGATTTGCAGCTATTCCCGAAAATTGACAGGAAAAAAAATGAtagataaataggcccctatatgagaattattattattattataattattatataataataattataattataaataattaataattaataaataattaaataaataataataattataaataaataataattgataaataatgaaattaataataataataataataataataataataataataattataaataataataataataataataataataaataattattattatttgcctaCATGGCTGATCCAATCACGGGCTACCAgcctttgtttattttaaaatgttcctaataggctgctgagtccccCCCAGCCCCCTCTGCATTGCAGCATTTTATTACATGAGCTCCTATATTTCTGGCAGCTGTAGACACAGACCGAGCACAAACATAACATCCTCTAGGACCCAGCAGCCTGCAGCAGCGAGCGCTGTAGCCACGCCCCCCTCTGACGACAACGTTCTTACACTCAGGGTGTGGTCCTTTCCTTAGTACGCCAGCGCGAGCACCCAAACACACAAGGAGGATTGACAGCCGGCGGGTCCAATCAGAGCGCTCCGCTGTCACACACGCTCGGTCTTCCAATCGCCTGGCTGGGTGGGCGGCTCCCGCACGTTGTTGTGGGCGGGGGctgaggggcggggcctaaacgTGTGTAAGAAAAACATCGATTGTCCGCGGCCGCCGGGCAGAGCCGAGAGGAGCCGGGAGCGCTGCTCTGTGTCCCAGGGGGATCATGTGCAATGTGCAGCGGGCAGAGGGGGCCCCCAGGCCGGGCCCTCCGGTCTGTAGGAACCTCTTCGGGCCGGTGGATCACGCGGAGCTGAGCCGGGAGCTGCGCTGCAGGCTGCGGGAGATGCAGGAGGAGAGCAGCCGCAGGTGGGACTTCGACTTCCAGAGAGGGGTCCCCCTACCCAGCAGCCGCTACGTCTGGGAGGAGAGCGGTGTGGAGACTGTACCGGCCTTCTACAGGACCCCCCAATGTGTGCACCCCAAGCTGAGCCCCCCAGAGCTCCCCCAGGGTGCGCTGACTGCCAGCACCGGGGCTAAGAGGTCCCAGACTGCACTGACTGCCAGCACCGGGGCTAAGAGGTCCCAGGGTGCAGCCCAGATCACAGGTAGGGTCCTGTCCTCCCCCTGTAGTTCTACTGTTACATTGTATCCTGGCTAGTTGCGGTGTGCCCTGGCTAGTTGCGGTGTGCCCTGGCTAGTTGCGGTGTGCCCTGGCTAGTTGCGGTGTGCCCTGGCTAGTTGCGGTGTGCCCTGATTGGCCAACCAGATTGCACCGAGTACGGTCTCACTCTCTGATCGCTTCTTCCTTTGTTACAAATCTCCCTGTCACTCTGATACGTTGCTGTTGTCACACTGATTTGTTGTGTTGCTGTTAGTCACTATGTTGCTACACCAGTCTAGTCACCCGGATTGCACTCTCTGGCTGCTTATTGCATCACCTGGTTTCTTAGGACCAGCCCTCAAGAAAAAAACAACCTGTTTTCAGAGACCAGAATATACATTTTtagataattatatatttttctgctaTATTGTGTTATAAATCCTTAAGagtattaccccccccccccccccttcacatctAGTCCAGGCAGCAGGTGAGGGGTTAATGACAGGATCTAATCAGCATTGGTTGTAAatgcaataaacaatatattttagtttCAAACCATGAACCCCAGCTAGGGAAGCTGCTGTGTGTTACATTTTGTATCCTGGCTGCAGTGGTTTCAGATCTATTACTTGTCCTCTGACTCTCAGCCCCCCTTCCTCAGGCTGCCTTTTCTCTAGTACAATAGAAACGCTGGCACAGCAGTTTGTGCTGCTGATCTCAGCTGAGCCAGGCAGCATTTCAATGCTGTGAGAGGAGCTGTCAAGTCAGGAGGGAAGATTTAGTGGGGCtggagcacaaaaaaaaaaaatcacatttaattaactttctttttttttggtacCTGCAGGCGAAATGTTTTATTAGAACATCAGCAAATGCATTAAAGCTCCCTTATATAATTCCTCCATCTCAGCTGGCCTGCATTTTTTAAGCATGTTTGGTACATTAAtccttttaattttaattttttggtaATTTGTTTGCTAAGTTTGGAAGGGAAGGTGAATACAGTAACTTAAGAGGTCTCCTAATCTCTGCTTAAATCATATCATTCATAACAGTGAAATCCTGCTTCAACTGACACCTACAGGTTATAAAAGATtaagcaaaaataattgtaaCCATTTGACTCGATAGTATTTGAAAACACTGCAACAATGTTATTACATGTGGTTTATTTTGGttgtttcttgtttgtttttttggggggttttttttctcATCACTCTGCTATTTGTACAGTTTCCCTGTGTTTTGTGGTTTGTGTGTGGccttttttttggggttttttccccTTTGGAGGGTGGGTTGTTGCACTCTTTaggcaataaaagaaaaaaaatatctgcaTTACATACGCACATACtagtataacaaaaaaaaaacactaaagacAAAAGGCTCCCAGACAAAGGAAAAAACCCTAGGATGTATTTACTTTAATGCAGTGTCTaccatcatattatatatatatatatatatatatatatatatatatatatgcgtcactagttccgcagcactgtacagagaactctctcgcatcagtccctgccccattggagcttagtctaagttccctaacatacatacacacacacacagacagacaaagagagactagggtcaatttaatagcagccaattaacctactagtatgttttttggagtgtgggaggaaaccagagcacccagaggaaacccacgcaaacacagggagaacatacaaactccgcacagataaggctatggttgtgaatcgagctcatgaccccagtgctgagaggcagaagtgctaaccactaataaaTGTCTTTTCATGAATAAAACacgcaaaattaattttaaaaagcaaaacaaaaatgttgatgtgtgtgAGGGTATGTGCTCACAGTCATCTGAGATGCATCACGTAGGTGCATGACTGGAGCGGATGGATATCTCCATTACCCACAATCCCCCACTCTTATTCCAGACTGACTTTATAGCTGAGCGGTAGTTGCAGTAATGCCTATACCTCATTGTGcttatattttaatttgtacacATATTTTCCTGCAGTGATGGTCCTGAATGATTAGAGGTATAACTTCAGCACTtcctataatatattaaaatgcatCTACATCTCCAATGCTATTGTTCCCAAATGGGGTTTTTGCATTCTCAGTTGCCTTTCATTT is part of the Mixophyes fleayi isolate aMixFle1 chromosome 10, aMixFle1.hap1, whole genome shotgun sequence genome and harbors:
- the CDKN1C gene encoding cyclin-dependent kinase inhibitor 1C: MCNVQRAEGAPRPGPPVCRNLFGPVDHAELSRELRCRLREMQEESSRRWDFDFQRGVPLPSSRYVWEESGVETVPAFYRTPQCVHPKLSPPELPQGALTASTGAKRSQTALTASTGAKRSQGAAQITDFFPVRKKTKVAKALCDKFRSTSPIPTEHTPHKMCR